One window from the genome of Rufibacter tibetensis encodes:
- a CDS encoding c-type cytochrome, with product MLKKGEEPSLVGNKKVETPFGTIFTTNLTPDPKTGIGKMTDAEIARVLRYGVKPNGEAVLPFMQGQDMSDEDLVAVISYLRSIKPIENKVPDHEFTLLGKFARAFMLKPAAPEPTESLARK from the coding sequence GTGCTGAAGAAGGGCGAAGAGCCTTCCCTGGTCGGAAACAAAAAAGTGGAGACACCCTTCGGCACCATTTTCACCACCAACCTCACCCCTGACCCCAAGACCGGAATAGGCAAAATGACCGATGCGGAGATTGCCCGTGTCTTGCGCTACGGAGTAAAACCAAACGGCGAGGCAGTACTTCCTTTCATGCAGGGACAGGACATGAGCGACGAAGACCTGGTAGCCGTCATTTCCTATCTCAGATCCATCAAACCAATCGAGAACAAAGTGCCGGACCACGAGTTCACCCTGCTGGGGAAATTTGCCAGAGCCTTTATGCTGAAGCCTGCTGCTCCTGAACCAACCGAAAGCCTGGCCAGGAAATAA